The Stigmatopora argus isolate UIUO_Sarg chromosome 16, RoL_Sarg_1.0, whole genome shotgun sequence genome has a window encoding:
- the derl2 gene encoding derlin-2, producing the protein MAYQTFQQEYLQIPLVTRAYTTACVLTTAAVQLEIITPFQLYFNPDLILRNYQVWRLITNFLFFGPVGFNFLFNMIFLYRYCRMLEEGSFRGRTADFVFMFLFGGFLMTIFGTFVSLVFLGQAFTIMLVYVWSRRNPNVRMNFFGLLNFQAPFLPWVLMGFSLLLGNSIIIDLLGIAVGHVYFFLEDVFPNQPGGGRWLKTPSIIKMLFDTPDEDANYNPLPEERPGGFAWGEGPPNLGG; encoded by the exons ATGGCTTACCAGACCTTTCAACAGGAGTACTTACAGATTCCACTGGTGACGAGGGCATACACTACCGCATGTGTCCTTACAACTGCAGCCGTG cAACTAGAGATCATCACACCTTTTCAGCTATACTTCAATCCGGATTTGATCCTAAGAAATTACCAA GTATGGCGACTTATAACAAACTTCCTATTTTTTGGTCCTGTGGGCTTCAATTTTTTGTTCAATATGATATTTTT ATACAGATATTGCCGGATGTTAGAGGAAGGCTCTTTTCGGGGGAGAACAGCTGACTTTGTCTTCATGTTCCTGTTTGGCGGATTTCTCATGACG atatttgggacttttgtgAGTTTGGTGTTCCTGGGCCAAGCGTTCACAATCATGTTGGTGTACGTTTGGAGTCGACGGAATCCCAACGTTCGCATGAATTTCTTCGGCCTTTTGAATTTCCAAGCACCTTTCCTGCCTTGGGTGCTGATGGGATTCTCACTTCTGCTGGGAAATTCCATCATTATCGATCTTTTAG GGATCGCCGTTGGTCACGTTTATTTCTTCTTGGAAGACGTCTTCCCCAACCAGCCTGGCGGTGGAAGATGGTTGAAGACGCCGTCGATTAT AAAGATGTTGTTCGACACTCCTGATGAAGACGCCAATTACAACCCGTTGCCCGAGGAGCGCCCGGGAGGATTCGCCTGGGGCGAAGGGCCCCCGAATCTCGGAGGTTGA
- the LOC144090870 gene encoding apical junction component 1 homolog isoform X1, whose product MTLTGQPDLSVSSEIPVTSLSKSSPRSKQRPPLNRSTPPEISTNGDPWENPEPPERPMQSPYKKRSERHGAGLDVAWNAAGRHQASRFSAPDIFNPRLTSRPSDAKTNGAVPEPKRRARSKSAPRVQAGLQPRSSESSCPASGRRGREPQWRTAAEPQWRPDASPRKEWSHAAPFHEAYPVGLGDDVRYSAYYGTRPEEEALPDKPATSPHVRCRVDIKPSEPTTRHPGQQRKATPPTDVPWSRQHPWASRSLTVPRHFSYSRAPTPGESLESRRAPRQSCSLPNKYKDQMEVASEGTPPSRYDVDGAGGPGPGVPFQMFFEDGPGGYVTAAPPRPTSYFPDRANVGAGVKAGPGPYYGETEHYPYGLQAGYPKSYSAHPPGPYIIQAQPARIFYGDDPRSYQIQTAPPRFYYPHETHALPPLHHLPARAHYADGPKNARPVPAAAPDDWYASYAPGYRSNPAAYAPTRVGQEAAFAPWGWDPGAESQRMGTESKPYSRSLDDILNSHAEREAPASVQRHQSYSELDPRKAGRTPEDRAPPPVVVNLSTSPRRYAALSLSDNSLIDQSPTAKSPTSRQWSVTPEITITDNDLRGKSRGTPGGGGGGWDLPDEGQRENKSPNKETSLQQSLEQLDELLADLVTDYKPPSRRASEDILDQLKKLIDEEEAVSLSRKNSGAPTEEPPPLDRQPASVRFEPASFRDGTDGVGGVASTGGASTGGAHSSCASAADGCCSPDRSPDEDDTMMCSNNRCRRTETLFNACLYFKSCHSCYTYYCSRNCRREDWDVHKESCVYGRVGSSCRHVIKHCRETLPVHKAFSRLAKVGYLSRGRGVLFLGFPNAASSAGFLRAGPDALDALPASPTYLSLRELEAFQEHLGEYGRELREAGREYDPDECFVLNVSVAVGEPPSDGPSPRNRAPAVRKHAKVALASFSPERKSHERRGDMETLILTPPPGTADIDKEGEEGRKAREICFVNIQRELRIRGVFLRHQYPRVYGQLCDFVENNLRFTPTTIYPVDKRTGKQFMCMIMAASEPRTLDWVGTPHLLDDII is encoded by the coding sequence ATGACACTCACAGGACAACCTGACTTATCGGTTTCAAGTGAGATCCCCGTGACGTCCCTCTCCAAATCCTCGCCGCGCTCCAAACAACGTCCTCCTTTAAATCGCAGCACGCCGCCAGAAATTTCCACGAACGGCGACCCGTGGGAGAACCCCGAACCTCCCGAGCGCCCCATGCAGTCCCCGTACAAGAAGAGGTCGGAGCGGCACGGCGCCGGCCTCGACGTGGCCTGGAACGCCGCGGGCCGCCACCAGGCCTCTCGCTTTTCCGCCCCGGACATTTTCAACCCCAGGCTGACGTCCCGACCGTCGGACGCCAAGACCAACGGCGCCGTTCCCGAGCCGAAGCGAAGGGCTCGCTCCAAAAGCGCGCCCCGGGTCCAGGCGGGACTCCAGCCCAGATCCTCGGAGTCCTCCTGCCCCGCCTCGGGAAGGAGGGGGAGGGAGCCCCAATGGCGGACCGCGGCGGAGCCCCAATGGCGGCCCGACGCCTCGCCTCGCAAGGAGTGGTCCCACGCGGCTCCCTTCCACGAAGCGTATCCCGTCGGACTCGGCGACGACGTCAGGTATTCGGCCTATTACGGCACGCGTCCGGAGGAGGAGGCGTTGCCGGATAAACCGGCGACCAGTCCTCACGTCCGATGCCGGGTGGACATCAAGCCCAGCGAGCCCACGACGCGTCACCCCGGACAGCAGAGGAAGGCCACCCCGCCGACGGACGTCCCCTGGTCGAGGCAGCACCCGTGGGCGAGCCGGAGCCTGACCGTGCCCCGCCACTTCTCCTACTCTCGGGCGCCGACGCCCGGCGAGTCGCTGGAGAGTCGGCGAGCCCCCCGCCAGTCCTGCAGTCTGCCCAATAAGTACAAAGACCAAATGGAAGTGGCGTCGGAAGGGACGCCCCCGTCCCGCTACGACGTGGACGGCGCGGGCGGTCCCGGTCCTGGCGTGCCCTTCCAAATGTTTTTCGAGGACGGTCCGGGCGGATACGTGACGGCGGCTCCCCCGCGGCCGACCTCCTATTTTCCCGATCGTGCCAACGTCGGAGCGGGCGTCAAAGCGGGGCCCGGGCCTTATTACGGCGAAACGGAGCACTACCCGTACGGTTTGCAGGCGGGCTACCCCAAATCCTATAGCGCCCACCCGCCGGGGCCGTACATCATCCAAGCGCAACCGGCCAGGATCTTCTACGGGGACGACCCCAGGTCTTACCAAATCCAAACGGCCCCGCCGAGGTTTTATTACCCGCACGAGACGCACGCCTTGCCGCCGTTGCACCACCTGCCGGCACGGGCCCACTACGCGGACGGCCCCAAGAACGCCAGGCCGGTCCCGGCGGCGGCGCCCGACGACTGGTACGCCTCGTACGCTCCAGGGTATCGCTCCAATCCGGCGGCGTACGCCCCGACCCGAGTCGGACAGGAAGCGGCGTTCGCCCCCTGGGGTTGGGACCCCGGCGCGGAGAGTCAAAGAATGGGCACCGAGTCGAAACCCTACTCGCGCTCATTGGACGACATTCTCAACTCGCACGCCGAGAGGGAAGCGCCCGCCTCGGTTCAGAGGCACCAAAGCTACTCGGAGCTGGATCCGCGCAAAGCGGGGAGGACGCCCGAGGACCGAGCGCCGCCGCCGGTGGTGGTCAATCTGTCCACCTCGCCGAGGCGTTACGCCGCCCTGTCGCTGTCCGACAACTCCCTGATCGACCAGAGCCCGACGGCGAAGAGCCCGACCAGCCGGCAGTGGTCGGTCACCCCCGAGATCACCATCACGGACAACGACCTCCGCGGGAAAAGCCGAGGGACGcccggcggcggtggtggcggttGGGACCTCCCGGACGAAGGCCAGCGCGAGAACAAATCCCCCAACAAAGAAACGTCGCTCCAGCAAAGCCTGGAGCAGCTGGACGAGCTCCTGGCCGACCTGGTGACGGACTACAAGCCCCCCAGCCGGCGGGCCAGCGAGGACATCCTGGACCAGCTGAAGAAGCTCATCGACGAGGAGGAGGCGGTCTCCCTCTCCAGGAAGAACTCGGGGGCGCCGACGGAAGAGCCGCCCCCTCTGGACCGGCAGCCCGCCTCGGTCCGATTCGAGCCGGCCTCCTTCCGGGACGGGACGGACGGTGTGGGCGGCGTCGCATCCACGGGCGGCGCATCCACGGGCGGCGCCCACTCGAGCTGCGCCTCGGCCGCCGACGGCTGCTGCTCCCCCGACCGCAGCCCGGACGAGGACGACACCATGATGTGCTCCAACAACCGTTGCCGTCGGACGGAGACGCTGTTCAACGCTTGCCTTTACTTCAAATCCTGCCACAGCTGCTACACCTACTACTGCTCGCGCAACTGCCGCAGGGAGGACTGGGACGTCCACAAGGAGAGCTGCGTCTACGGGCGCGTGGGCAGCTCCTGCCGCCACGTCATCAAGCACTGCCGCGAGACCCTGCCGGTCCACAAGGCCTTCTCGCGCCTGGCCAAGGTGGGCTACCTCTCCCGGGGCCGAGGCGTCCTCTTCCTGGGCTTCCCCAACGCCGCCTCCTCGGCCGGCTTCCTGCGGGCCGGCCCCGACGCCCTGGACGCCCTGCCCGCCTCGCCCACCTACCTGTCCCTGCGGGAGCTGGAGGCCTTCCAGGAGCACCTGGGCGAGTACGGCCGGGAGCTGCGGGAGGCCGGCCGCGAGTACGACCCCGACGAGTGCTTCGTCCTCAACGTGTCGGTGGCGGTGGGCGAGCCGCCGTCCGACGGGCCCTCGCCACGCAACCGGGCCCCGGCGGTGAGGAAGCACGCCAAGGTGGCCCTGGCCTCCTTCAGCCCGGAGAGGAAGAGCCACGAGAGGCGGGGCGACATGGAGACCCTGATCCTGACCCCGCCCCCGGGCACGGCCGACATCGACAAAGAGGGCGAGGAGGGTAGGAAGGCCCGGGAGATCTGCTTCGTCAACATCCAGCGCGAGTTGCGCATCCGCGGGGTCTTCCTGCGCCACCAGTACCCGCGGGTCTACGGGCAACTCTGCGACTTTGTGGAAAATAACCTGCGCTTCACCCCGACCACCATCTACCCCGTGGACAAAAGGACCGGGAAGCAGTTCATGTGCATGATCATGGCCGCCTCCGAGCCCAGGACTTTGGACTGGGTGGGGACGCCGCACCTGCTCGACGACATTATTTAA
- the LOC144090870 gene encoding apical junction component 1 homolog isoform X2, translating into MQSPYKKRSERHGAGLDVAWNAAGRHQASRFSAPDIFNPRLTSRPSDAKTNGAVPEPKRRARSKSAPRVQAGLQPRSSESSCPASGRRGREPQWRTAAEPQWRPDASPRKEWSHAAPFHEAYPVGLGDDVRYSAYYGTRPEEEALPDKPATSPHVRCRVDIKPSEPTTRHPGQQRKATPPTDVPWSRQHPWASRSLTVPRHFSYSRAPTPGESLESRRAPRQSCSLPNKYKDQMEVASEGTPPSRYDVDGAGGPGPGVPFQMFFEDGPGGYVTAAPPRPTSYFPDRANVGAGVKAGPGPYYGETEHYPYGLQAGYPKSYSAHPPGPYIIQAQPARIFYGDDPRSYQIQTAPPRFYYPHETHALPPLHHLPARAHYADGPKNARPVPAAAPDDWYASYAPGYRSNPAAYAPTRVGQEAAFAPWGWDPGAESQRMGTESKPYSRSLDDILNSHAEREAPASVQRHQSYSELDPRKAGRTPEDRAPPPVVVNLSTSPRRYAALSLSDNSLIDQSPTAKSPTSRQWSVTPEITITDNDLRGKSRGTPGGGGGGWDLPDEGQRENKSPNKETSLQQSLEQLDELLADLVTDYKPPSRRASEDILDQLKKLIDEEEAVSLSRKNSGAPTEEPPPLDRQPASVRFEPASFRDGTDGVGGVASTGGASTGGAHSSCASAADGCCSPDRSPDEDDTMMCSNNRCRRTETLFNACLYFKSCHSCYTYYCSRNCRREDWDVHKESCVYGRVGSSCRHVIKHCRETLPVHKAFSRLAKVGYLSRGRGVLFLGFPNAASSAGFLRAGPDALDALPASPTYLSLRELEAFQEHLGEYGRELREAGREYDPDECFVLNVSVAVGEPPSDGPSPRNRAPAVRKHAKVALASFSPERKSHERRGDMETLILTPPPGTADIDKEGEEGRKAREICFVNIQRELRIRGVFLRHQYPRVYGQLCDFVENNLRFTPTTIYPVDKRTGKQFMCMIMAASEPRTLDWVGTPHLLDDII; encoded by the coding sequence ATGCAGTCCCCGTACAAGAAGAGGTCGGAGCGGCACGGCGCCGGCCTCGACGTGGCCTGGAACGCCGCGGGCCGCCACCAGGCCTCTCGCTTTTCCGCCCCGGACATTTTCAACCCCAGGCTGACGTCCCGACCGTCGGACGCCAAGACCAACGGCGCCGTTCCCGAGCCGAAGCGAAGGGCTCGCTCCAAAAGCGCGCCCCGGGTCCAGGCGGGACTCCAGCCCAGATCCTCGGAGTCCTCCTGCCCCGCCTCGGGAAGGAGGGGGAGGGAGCCCCAATGGCGGACCGCGGCGGAGCCCCAATGGCGGCCCGACGCCTCGCCTCGCAAGGAGTGGTCCCACGCGGCTCCCTTCCACGAAGCGTATCCCGTCGGACTCGGCGACGACGTCAGGTATTCGGCCTATTACGGCACGCGTCCGGAGGAGGAGGCGTTGCCGGATAAACCGGCGACCAGTCCTCACGTCCGATGCCGGGTGGACATCAAGCCCAGCGAGCCCACGACGCGTCACCCCGGACAGCAGAGGAAGGCCACCCCGCCGACGGACGTCCCCTGGTCGAGGCAGCACCCGTGGGCGAGCCGGAGCCTGACCGTGCCCCGCCACTTCTCCTACTCTCGGGCGCCGACGCCCGGCGAGTCGCTGGAGAGTCGGCGAGCCCCCCGCCAGTCCTGCAGTCTGCCCAATAAGTACAAAGACCAAATGGAAGTGGCGTCGGAAGGGACGCCCCCGTCCCGCTACGACGTGGACGGCGCGGGCGGTCCCGGTCCTGGCGTGCCCTTCCAAATGTTTTTCGAGGACGGTCCGGGCGGATACGTGACGGCGGCTCCCCCGCGGCCGACCTCCTATTTTCCCGATCGTGCCAACGTCGGAGCGGGCGTCAAAGCGGGGCCCGGGCCTTATTACGGCGAAACGGAGCACTACCCGTACGGTTTGCAGGCGGGCTACCCCAAATCCTATAGCGCCCACCCGCCGGGGCCGTACATCATCCAAGCGCAACCGGCCAGGATCTTCTACGGGGACGACCCCAGGTCTTACCAAATCCAAACGGCCCCGCCGAGGTTTTATTACCCGCACGAGACGCACGCCTTGCCGCCGTTGCACCACCTGCCGGCACGGGCCCACTACGCGGACGGCCCCAAGAACGCCAGGCCGGTCCCGGCGGCGGCGCCCGACGACTGGTACGCCTCGTACGCTCCAGGGTATCGCTCCAATCCGGCGGCGTACGCCCCGACCCGAGTCGGACAGGAAGCGGCGTTCGCCCCCTGGGGTTGGGACCCCGGCGCGGAGAGTCAAAGAATGGGCACCGAGTCGAAACCCTACTCGCGCTCATTGGACGACATTCTCAACTCGCACGCCGAGAGGGAAGCGCCCGCCTCGGTTCAGAGGCACCAAAGCTACTCGGAGCTGGATCCGCGCAAAGCGGGGAGGACGCCCGAGGACCGAGCGCCGCCGCCGGTGGTGGTCAATCTGTCCACCTCGCCGAGGCGTTACGCCGCCCTGTCGCTGTCCGACAACTCCCTGATCGACCAGAGCCCGACGGCGAAGAGCCCGACCAGCCGGCAGTGGTCGGTCACCCCCGAGATCACCATCACGGACAACGACCTCCGCGGGAAAAGCCGAGGGACGcccggcggcggtggtggcggttGGGACCTCCCGGACGAAGGCCAGCGCGAGAACAAATCCCCCAACAAAGAAACGTCGCTCCAGCAAAGCCTGGAGCAGCTGGACGAGCTCCTGGCCGACCTGGTGACGGACTACAAGCCCCCCAGCCGGCGGGCCAGCGAGGACATCCTGGACCAGCTGAAGAAGCTCATCGACGAGGAGGAGGCGGTCTCCCTCTCCAGGAAGAACTCGGGGGCGCCGACGGAAGAGCCGCCCCCTCTGGACCGGCAGCCCGCCTCGGTCCGATTCGAGCCGGCCTCCTTCCGGGACGGGACGGACGGTGTGGGCGGCGTCGCATCCACGGGCGGCGCATCCACGGGCGGCGCCCACTCGAGCTGCGCCTCGGCCGCCGACGGCTGCTGCTCCCCCGACCGCAGCCCGGACGAGGACGACACCATGATGTGCTCCAACAACCGTTGCCGTCGGACGGAGACGCTGTTCAACGCTTGCCTTTACTTCAAATCCTGCCACAGCTGCTACACCTACTACTGCTCGCGCAACTGCCGCAGGGAGGACTGGGACGTCCACAAGGAGAGCTGCGTCTACGGGCGCGTGGGCAGCTCCTGCCGCCACGTCATCAAGCACTGCCGCGAGACCCTGCCGGTCCACAAGGCCTTCTCGCGCCTGGCCAAGGTGGGCTACCTCTCCCGGGGCCGAGGCGTCCTCTTCCTGGGCTTCCCCAACGCCGCCTCCTCGGCCGGCTTCCTGCGGGCCGGCCCCGACGCCCTGGACGCCCTGCCCGCCTCGCCCACCTACCTGTCCCTGCGGGAGCTGGAGGCCTTCCAGGAGCACCTGGGCGAGTACGGCCGGGAGCTGCGGGAGGCCGGCCGCGAGTACGACCCCGACGAGTGCTTCGTCCTCAACGTGTCGGTGGCGGTGGGCGAGCCGCCGTCCGACGGGCCCTCGCCACGCAACCGGGCCCCGGCGGTGAGGAAGCACGCCAAGGTGGCCCTGGCCTCCTTCAGCCCGGAGAGGAAGAGCCACGAGAGGCGGGGCGACATGGAGACCCTGATCCTGACCCCGCCCCCGGGCACGGCCGACATCGACAAAGAGGGCGAGGAGGGTAGGAAGGCCCGGGAGATCTGCTTCGTCAACATCCAGCGCGAGTTGCGCATCCGCGGGGTCTTCCTGCGCCACCAGTACCCGCGGGTCTACGGGCAACTCTGCGACTTTGTGGAAAATAACCTGCGCTTCACCCCGACCACCATCTACCCCGTGGACAAAAGGACCGGGAAGCAGTTCATGTGCATGATCATGGCCGCCTCCGAGCCCAGGACTTTGGACTGGGTGGGGACGCCGCACCTGCTCGACGACATTATTTAA
- the minar2 gene encoding major intrinsically disordered NOTCH2-binding receptor 1-like, whose product MVTPVLPNNNHPLKFLKLDVTMPPLSDGTTQVGALRRPNRECVCCVLEQRAKRKSSPTSPEDTVAFVDRYVTPGHLRSNMKANPLYATRDVADVKFSPSWTIKEYSMQMQTTPGQVADFLQDNQKTPRELDFWLEDLYTPGFDALLKKKEAERRQKRLHRLLCVIALVIAIVIVVVLVPVLVIRNKV is encoded by the exons ATGGTCACTCCCGTTCTACCCAACAACAATCACCCCCTGAAGTTTCTCAAACTGGACGTGACGATGCCGCCACTCTCCGACGGGACCACTCAGGTTGGAGCGCTTCGTCGTCCCAAtcgcgagtgtgtgtgt TGTGTGTTGGAGCAGAGGGCCAAGAGGAAAAGTTCACCCACCTCTCCTGAAGACACCGTAGCGTTTGTGGACAGATACGTCACCCCCGGACATCTGCGCTCCAACATGAAAGCAAATCCTCTGTACGCGACGAGAGATGTGGCGGACGTTAAGTTCTCGCCTTCCTGGACCATCAAGGAATACAGCATGCAAATGCAAACAACTCCTGGTCAAGTGGCAGACTTTTTACAG GATAACCAGAAGACACCCAGGGAGCTGGACTTTTGGCTGGAAGATCTCTACACACCCGGATTCGATGccttattgaagaaaaaagaagcagaACGGCGACAGAAAAGACTCCACAGACTACTTTGTGTCATAGCTTTGGTCATCGCTATCGTtatcgtcgtcgtcctcgtgcCGGTTCTGGTAATACGGAACAAAGTTTGA